In Amycolatopsis coloradensis, one genomic interval encodes:
- a CDS encoding PPOX class F420-dependent oxidoreductase: MFSEAELDYLATQGLGRLATAQPDGTLQVSPVGYAYNTETRTIDITGYELAKSKKFRNVAANGQAAFVVDDMPSQDPPRIRCLEIRGRAEALTGARTPDGHLDGAVIRIHPSRIISLGVDDPDHDPLDLVPHNRNV, translated from the coding sequence ATGTTCAGTGAAGCGGAACTCGACTACCTCGCCACCCAAGGTCTCGGGCGGCTCGCGACGGCGCAGCCGGACGGCACACTGCAGGTCAGCCCCGTCGGTTACGCCTACAACACCGAGACCCGGACGATCGACATCACCGGCTACGAACTGGCGAAGAGCAAGAAGTTCCGGAACGTGGCCGCCAACGGGCAGGCCGCGTTCGTGGTGGACGACATGCCCTCGCAGGACCCGCCGAGGATCCGCTGCCTCGAAATCCGCGGCCGGGCCGAGGCGCTGACCGGCGCCCGCACCCCCGACGGCCATCTCGACGGCGCGGTGATCCGGATCCACCCGTCGCGGATCATCAGCCTCGGTGTCGACGACCCGGACCACGACCCGCTCGATCTCGTTCCGCACAACCGAAACGTCTGA
- a CDS encoding murein transglycosylase: MAETAQSTEAPEHAARPLPPYVPRLAFAGGLVLTGVVLIMTVGVNRPGDEEPPPPAQPQPALAVPDQKPQPGAATPRAGLAAPPDRPTVSDAAELETWANRVAAKTRLSVNDLSAYGRAEMWLRRQKPGCHLSWATLAGVSHVETAQGRPGPITLPADVWAKHSARARSDGKQPDPKDLDDAAFATARYLCAAGDDVATPGGWWKAMRVFNPAVPYVQEVFSAADTYADASVAP, translated from the coding sequence GTGGCCGAAACCGCGCAGAGCACCGAAGCCCCGGAGCATGCTGCCCGCCCTCTGCCGCCGTACGTGCCCAGGCTCGCTTTCGCGGGTGGGCTCGTGCTCACGGGCGTGGTGCTGATCATGACCGTCGGGGTGAACCGGCCGGGAGACGAGGAGCCTCCTCCGCCGGCTCAGCCCCAGCCCGCGCTCGCGGTTCCCGACCAGAAGCCCCAGCCGGGGGCGGCGACACCGCGTGCGGGGCTCGCCGCGCCGCCCGACCGGCCCACCGTTTCCGACGCGGCCGAACTCGAGACCTGGGCGAACCGGGTGGCGGCGAAGACGCGGCTCTCCGTCAACGATCTGTCCGCCTACGGCCGGGCCGAGATGTGGCTCCGGCGGCAGAAACCGGGTTGCCACCTCTCGTGGGCGACCCTCGCCGGGGTCTCCCACGTCGAAACGGCGCAGGGCAGGCCCGGCCCGATCACGCTCCCGGCCGACGTCTGGGCCAAGCACTCCGCCCGGGCCAGGAGCGATGGGAAGCAACCGGATCCGAAGGACCTCGACGACGCCGCCTTCGCCACCGCCCGCTACCTGTGCGCCGCCGGAGACGACGTCGCCACCCCGGGCGGCTGGTGGAAGGCGATGCGGGTGTTCAACCCGGCGGTTCCCTACGTCCAGGAGGTCTTCAGCGCGGCCGACACCTACGCGGACGCCAGCGTCGCGCCCTGA
- a CDS encoding NAD(P)/FAD-dependent oxidoreductase — MLGTMNNEFDVVIIGGGVAGLSAALVLGRARRRVVVIDGGTPRNAPAAHAHGFLTRDGIPPKELLEIGRDEVRAYGVEIVEDVVHRLRHDKAVELASGRVIRGRRIVVTTGLADELPDVPGVAERFGADVLHCPYCHGWEVRDQRFGVLATSEKSIHQALIVWQWSKDLTFFTHTQQLSAEDRAKLTGLGIRIVDGKVSELAVENDRLTGVRLVDGEFVERDVVFVGPKFVPHDRLLAQIGCARTESGSIAVDAQGRTNVDGVWAAGNVVDPMAQLVVAAGDAYRMASALNFDLVLEDQGATLASA, encoded by the coding sequence ATGCTCGGCACCATGAACAACGAATTCGACGTGGTGATCATCGGTGGTGGCGTCGCGGGTCTCAGCGCGGCCTTGGTACTGGGCAGGGCGCGGCGCCGGGTCGTCGTGATCGACGGCGGCACCCCGCGCAACGCGCCCGCCGCGCACGCCCACGGTTTCCTGACCAGGGACGGCATCCCACCCAAAGAACTGTTGGAGATAGGCCGCGACGAGGTCCGCGCGTACGGCGTCGAGATCGTCGAGGACGTCGTCCACCGGCTGCGGCACGACAAGGCGGTGGAGCTGGCGAGCGGCCGGGTCATCCGCGGTCGCCGGATCGTGGTGACCACCGGGCTGGCCGACGAGCTGCCGGACGTCCCCGGCGTCGCGGAGCGCTTCGGCGCCGACGTCCTGCACTGCCCGTACTGCCACGGCTGGGAGGTGCGCGATCAGCGTTTCGGCGTGCTCGCCACCTCCGAGAAGTCGATCCACCAGGCGCTGATCGTCTGGCAGTGGAGCAAGGACTTGACCTTCTTCACGCATACGCAGCAGCTCTCGGCCGAAGACCGGGCGAAGCTGACCGGGCTGGGCATCCGGATCGTCGACGGGAAGGTGTCCGAGCTCGCCGTCGAGAACGACCGGCTGACCGGCGTCCGGCTCGTCGACGGCGAATTCGTCGAACGCGATGTCGTGTTCGTCGGCCCGAAGTTCGTCCCGCACGACCGGCTTCTCGCGCAGATCGGCTGCGCGCGCACCGAAAGCGGCTCGATCGCGGTGGACGCGCAGGGCCGGACGAACGTGGACGGTGTCTGGGCGGCGGGGAACGTCGTCGATCCGATGGCGCAGCTGGTCGTCGCCGCGGGCGATGCCTACCGGATGGCGTCGGCGCTCAACTTCGACCTGGTGCTCGAAGATCAGGGCGCGACGCTGGCGTCCGCGTAG
- a CDS encoding XRE family transcriptional regulator has product MEDIERRLAEVGPKLKQLRKERGTTLSALSEATGISASTLSRLESGTRKATLELLLTLSAAHQVPLDELVGEPEPADPRVRMKPQKFGRFTAWALTAQPGQPQAFKLLIPVEDIEPVQRTHEGYEWMYVLSGRLRALLGDRDFTMGPGEAAEFDTRVPHWFGSAGPGPVELLVLFGKQGERAHLRARSK; this is encoded by the coding sequence ATGGAGGACATCGAACGGCGGCTGGCCGAAGTCGGCCCGAAGCTCAAGCAGCTCCGCAAGGAGCGCGGCACCACGCTCTCCGCGCTCTCGGAGGCGACGGGGATCTCCGCCAGTACGCTCTCGCGGCTCGAATCGGGCACCCGGAAGGCCACGCTGGAGCTGTTGCTCACGTTGTCGGCGGCACATCAGGTGCCGCTCGACGAATTGGTCGGCGAACCAGAACCCGCCGATCCGCGTGTCCGGATGAAACCGCAGAAATTCGGCAGGTTCACCGCGTGGGCGCTGACCGCCCAGCCCGGCCAGCCGCAGGCGTTCAAACTGCTGATCCCGGTCGAAGACATCGAGCCCGTACAGCGCACGCACGAGGGCTACGAGTGGATGTACGTCCTCAGTGGACGGCTGCGGGCGCTGCTCGGCGACCGCGACTTCACGATGGGGCCCGGCGAGGCCGCGGAGTTCGACACGCGGGTTCCGCACTGGTTCGGCAGCGCGGGGCCGGGGCCGGTGGAGCTGCTGGTGCTGTTCGGCAAGCAGGGCGAGCGGGCCCACCTGCGGGCCAGGTCGAAGTGA
- a CDS encoding tetratricopeptide repeat protein — translation MMDAEPAPEPGEDSSGESRFRAFRQAEALVESRRPLDALKALEPLLEDETDKPSVQLLAGRAYFHSAQLRRAERAFTRVLELDPTDHYARFVLGRTLQRLGRLTEALAQMRIASAMHPIPEYLEAISEVNARIALRD, via the coding sequence ATGATGGATGCCGAACCCGCCCCAGAACCCGGTGAGGACTCGTCCGGCGAGTCCCGGTTCCGCGCCTTCCGACAGGCGGAGGCGCTGGTCGAAAGCCGCAGGCCACTCGACGCCCTCAAGGCCCTCGAGCCCTTGCTGGAGGACGAAACCGACAAACCGAGTGTTCAGTTGCTGGCGGGTCGCGCGTACTTCCACTCCGCACAGTTGCGGCGGGCCGAACGCGCCTTCACCCGGGTGCTGGAACTGGACCCCACCGATCATTACGCGCGGTTCGTGCTCGGGCGGACCCTCCAGCGCCTCGGCCGGCTGACCGAGGCGCTGGCGCAGATGCGGATAGCGTCGGCGATGCACCCCATCCCGGAGTATCTGGAAGCGATCAGCGAGGTCAACGCGCGGATCGCGTTGCGCGACTGA
- a CDS encoding VOC family protein — MSSAEADRPENEPGYLGLAPYLYYADATEAVAWLVRVFGFTEEVRFADASGEVFQATLCAGPAKIQLAGVGPEYWQAKGVDGPVGQLNIVYVPDADAQYERVRAALGDDADIDAPQDQPYGARVFTVSDIGGNSWTFWQQFSDTVELPSGWKEVRADEPATE; from the coding sequence ATGAGCAGTGCCGAAGCGGATAGGCCCGAAAACGAGCCCGGCTACCTCGGGCTCGCGCCGTACCTCTACTACGCGGACGCCACCGAGGCGGTCGCGTGGCTGGTCAGAGTGTTCGGGTTCACCGAGGAAGTGCGCTTCGCCGACGCCTCCGGAGAGGTGTTCCAGGCCACCCTGTGCGCCGGTCCGGCCAAGATCCAGCTGGCCGGGGTCGGCCCCGAGTACTGGCAGGCGAAAGGCGTCGACGGCCCGGTCGGGCAGCTGAACATCGTGTACGTCCCCGACGCCGACGCGCAGTACGAGCGCGTCCGCGCCGCGCTCGGCGACGACGCCGACATCGACGCGCCCCAGGATCAGCCCTACGGCGCCCGGGTGTTCACCGTCTCCGACATCGGCGGCAACAGCTGGACCTTCTGGCAGCAGTTCTCCGACACCGTCGAGCTTCCGTCGGGCTGGAAGGAAGTCCGGGCGGACGAACCAGCCACGGAATAG
- the eno gene encoding phosphopyruvate hydratase produces MALIEQVGAREILDSRGNPTVEVEVALDDGTLARAAVPSGASTGEHEAVELRDGDTGRYNGKGVERAVAAVLDEIGPDLVGTDAVDQRIVDQKLVDLDGTPAKSRLGANAILGVSLAVAKAAAESAELELFRYLGGPNAHVLPVPMLNILNGGAHADTDVDIQEFMIAPIGAESFREALRWGTEVYHSLKSVLKGRGLATGLGDEGGFAPSLKNNREALDLILQAIEKAGYAPGRDVALALDVAATEFFSDGAYTFEGAKKSAEQMSAYYGELVRDYPLVSIEDPLSEDDWDGWVQLTTEIGEKVQLVGDDLFVTNPDRLEEGITRRAANALLVKVNQIGTXEEGITRRAANALLVKVNQIGTLSETLDAISLATSYGYKSMMSHRSGETEDTFIADLAVATGVGQIKTGAPARGERIAKYNQLLRIEETLADAARYAGDLAFPRFSAEG; encoded by the coding sequence GTGGCGCTCATCGAGCAGGTAGGCGCTCGCGAGATTCTGGACTCGCGAGGCAACCCGACGGTCGAAGTGGAGGTGGCTCTCGACGACGGCACGCTGGCGCGGGCCGCGGTCCCCTCGGGTGCGTCCACCGGCGAACACGAAGCCGTCGAGCTGCGTGACGGCGACACCGGCCGGTACAACGGCAAGGGTGTCGAGCGCGCGGTCGCGGCCGTCCTGGACGAGATCGGCCCGGACCTGGTCGGTACCGACGCCGTCGACCAGCGCATCGTCGACCAGAAGCTGGTCGACCTCGACGGCACGCCGGCGAAGTCACGCCTCGGCGCGAACGCCATCCTCGGTGTTTCGCTCGCCGTCGCGAAGGCCGCCGCGGAGTCGGCCGAGCTGGAGCTGTTCCGCTACCTCGGCGGGCCGAACGCGCATGTGCTGCCGGTGCCGATGCTGAACATCCTCAACGGTGGCGCGCATGCCGACACCGATGTCGACATCCAGGAATTCATGATCGCGCCGATCGGCGCCGAGTCGTTCCGCGAGGCCCTGCGCTGGGGAACCGAGGTCTACCACTCGCTGAAGTCGGTCCTGAAGGGCCGCGGCCTGGCCACTGGCCTCGGTGACGAAGGCGGCTTCGCGCCCAGCTTGAAGAACAACCGCGAGGCGCTCGACCTGATCCTTCAGGCGATCGAGAAGGCCGGGTACGCCCCGGGCCGCGACGTCGCGCTCGCGCTCGACGTCGCCGCGACGGAGTTCTTCTCCGACGGCGCGTACACCTTCGAAGGCGCGAAGAAGAGCGCCGAGCAGATGTCGGCCTACTACGGCGAGCTCGTCCGCGACTACCCGCTCGTGTCCATCGAGGACCCGCTGAGCGAGGATGACTGGGACGGCTGGGTCCAGCTGACCACCGAGATCGGCGAGAAGGTCCAGCTGGTCGGCGACGACCTGTTCGTCACCAACCCGGACCGCCTCGAAGAGGGCATCACCCGCCGCGCCGCCAACGCGCTGCTGGTGAAGGTCAACCAGATCGGCACCCNCGAAGAGGGCATCACCCGCCGCGCCGCCAACGCGCTGCTGGTGAAGGTCAACCAGATCGGCACCCTGTCGGAGACCCTCGACGCGATCTCGCTGGCCACCTCGTACGGCTACAAGTCGATGATGAGCCACCGGTCCGGCGAGACCGAGGACACCTTCATCGCCGACCTCGCCGTCGCGACCGGTGTCGGCCAGATCAAGACCGGCGCCCCGGCGCGCGGCGAGCGGATCGCCAAGTACAACCAGCTGCTCCGCATCGAGGAGACCCTCGCCGACGCGGCGCGCTACGCCGGCGACCTCGCGTTCCCGCGGTTCAGCGCCGAGGGATAA
- a CDS encoding FtsB family cell division protein: MSTTRRAAVVAIVVCALAFTIAVPLRTYLSQKSEVTEQQQLQSELQRSVTQLEGRKAELSDPAQIEAEARKRFGFVKPGETPYIVQLPEDKAPEQGQPQGQQPVPAGSWYEKLWDQVAGG, encoded by the coding sequence ATGTCCACCACCCGCCGGGCCGCGGTGGTGGCGATCGTGGTGTGCGCGCTCGCGTTCACCATCGCCGTCCCGCTGCGCACGTACCTCAGCCAGAAGTCCGAGGTGACCGAGCAGCAGCAGTTGCAGTCCGAACTGCAGCGGAGCGTCACCCAGCTGGAAGGCCGCAAGGCCGAGCTGAGCGACCCGGCGCAGATCGAGGCGGAGGCACGTAAACGGTTCGGTTTCGTGAAGCCCGGCGAGACGCCGTACATCGTGCAGCTCCCCGAAGACAAGGCGCCCGAGCAGGGGCAGCCGCAAGGTCAGCAGCCGGTGCCCGCGGGCTCCTGGTACGAGAAGCTGTGGGATCAGGTCGCGGGCGGCTGA
- a CDS encoding DUF501 domain-containing protein, with the protein MGVNSTEKSSYEPVTDADREIIAEQLGRAPRALRAVAARCPSGHPSVVQTSPRLDDGTPFPTLYYLTCPKLTSMVGTLEASGLMKEMTDRLAEDPELAAAYQRTHESYLAERDAIDSLGHEVSAGGMPGRVKCLHVHLAHTLAVGPGVNPFGDETLALLKANGWPSGDCQG; encoded by the coding sequence ATGGGTGTGAACAGCACGGAAAAGTCCTCCTACGAGCCTGTGACCGACGCCGACCGCGAGATCATCGCGGAACAGCTCGGCCGGGCCCCCCGTGCGCTGCGCGCCGTCGCCGCGCGCTGCCCGAGCGGCCACCCGTCGGTCGTGCAGACCAGCCCCCGCCTCGACGACGGCACGCCGTTCCCCACGCTCTACTACTTGACCTGCCCGAAGCTGACGTCGATGGTCGGCACGCTCGAGGCCTCCGGGCTGATGAAGGAGATGACCGACCGGCTCGCGGAGGACCCCGAGCTGGCGGCCGCCTACCAGCGGACCCACGAGAGCTACCTCGCCGAACGCGACGCCATCGATTCGCTCGGCCACGAGGTCAGCGCGGGCGGGATGCCCGGCCGCGTCAAATGCCTGCACGTCCACCTGGCGCACACGCTGGCCGTCGGCCCCGGGGTGAACCCGTTCGGTGACGAAACGCTCGCGCTGCTCAAGGCGAACGGCTGGCCGTCCGGCGACTGCCAGGGGTAA
- a CDS encoding lytic transglycosylase domain-containing protein has protein sequence MRVRHVPGAVTGQVRRLCLRHRTIAAVAGGVLAIVPAGAAVVGAGSWAATASTVHSDNVALVDGYDPKNPLVQQIGVDGSLPNAPTPLPLPADELPEGPLGIPVTALAAYRNAADILIAEQPGCHIDWALIASIGRIESNHARGGYVDAKGNTLEPILGPQLNGAGPFAAIPDTDGGKFDGDTVWDRAVGPTQFIPSTWKGYASDGNGDGESNPNNIFDAALGTGRYLCSGGLDLSKPDQLRAAVFRYNNSDTYVNTVLIWAEAYRTGVLPTPDSKVPIGAPNAGAAPPPVSVPPPPVPPTPPGSVTPPPSSSLPPSNSGSSSSSKSSSSSKPPACPTVTVTETQPSTSTSTSPTTTTPPSPTCTSPTTTTTTTTVTQSGSASTKPT, from the coding sequence ATGCGCGTGAGGCACGTGCCAGGCGCGGTGACCGGTCAGGTGCGGAGACTCTGTCTCCGGCACCGCACGATAGCCGCGGTGGCCGGAGGGGTCCTCGCCATCGTCCCGGCCGGTGCCGCGGTCGTCGGTGCCGGTAGCTGGGCCGCGACGGCGAGCACGGTCCATTCCGACAACGTCGCCCTCGTCGACGGCTACGACCCGAAGAACCCGCTCGTCCAGCAGATCGGCGTCGACGGCAGCCTGCCGAACGCCCCGACCCCGCTCCCGCTCCCCGCGGACGAACTCCCCGAAGGACCGCTCGGCATCCCGGTCACCGCGCTCGCCGCGTACCGCAACGCCGCCGACATCCTCATCGCCGAACAGCCCGGTTGCCACATCGACTGGGCCTTGATCGCGAGTATCGGCCGGATCGAGTCCAATCACGCGCGCGGCGGTTACGTCGACGCTAAGGGCAACACCCTCGAACCGATCCTCGGCCCGCAGCTCAACGGCGCCGGGCCGTTCGCGGCCATCCCGGACACCGACGGCGGCAAATTCGACGGCGACACGGTGTGGGACCGCGCCGTCGGCCCGACGCAGTTCATCCCGTCGACGTGGAAGGGCTACGCCTCCGACGGCAACGGCGACGGCGAGTCCAATCCGAACAACATCTTCGACGCGGCGCTGGGCACGGGCCGGTACCTGTGCTCCGGCGGGCTCGATCTGTCCAAACCGGACCAGTTGCGCGCGGCCGTGTTCCGCTACAACAACTCGGACACCTATGTGAACACCGTGCTGATCTGGGCCGAGGCGTACCGCACCGGTGTGCTGCCGACGCCGGACAGCAAGGTGCCCATCGGCGCCCCGAACGCCGGTGCCGCTCCGCCGCCCGTGTCGGTGCCGCCGCCTCCGGTGCCGCCGACGCCGCCCGGTTCGGTGACGCCCCCGCCGTCGAGTTCGCTGCCGCCCAGCAATTCGGGTTCGTCGTCTTCGTCGAAATCGTCGTCGAGTTCGAAGCCGCCGGCCTGCCCGACGGTCACCGTGACGGAGACACAACCGAGCACGAGCACGAGCACCAGTCCGACGACCACGACTCCGCCGTCGCCGACCTGCACGTCGCCGACGACGACCACAACGACGACGACGGTGACGCAGTCGGGGAGCGCCAGCACCAAACCCACCTGA
- a CDS encoding Ppx/GppA phosphatase family protein: MPRVAAIDCGTNSIRLLVAELTPRHDGTVDLRDLHREMRIVRLGQGVDATGRLAPEALERTRKALADYTIAARRKGVEKVRMVATSATRDASNRDEFFAMTREVLGTEAEVISGDEEARLSFTGAVGEQDPDDGPFVVVDVGGGSTELVVGTWDGRQAEVIAAKSVDIGCVRITERALKSDPPTAAEIAEARELAAKVLTEAFDVVDVSTAKTWIGVAGTVTTLTAVAQGLPEYDSERTHLSKLSHADIDRVAQSLLTADHATRAANPVIHPGRVDVIGGGSVIVQVLAEQFATRGGPDELVISEHDILDGIALSLA, translated from the coding sequence ATGCCTCGTGTTGCCGCGATCGACTGTGGGACCAACTCCATCCGCCTGCTCGTCGCCGAGCTGACCCCCCGCCACGACGGGACGGTCGACCTGCGCGACCTGCACCGCGAGATGCGGATCGTCCGTCTCGGTCAGGGGGTGGACGCCACCGGCAGGCTGGCCCCCGAGGCGCTCGAGCGCACCCGTAAGGCGCTGGCCGACTACACGATCGCCGCGCGCCGCAAGGGTGTGGAGAAGGTCCGCATGGTCGCGACGTCCGCGACCCGCGACGCGAGCAACCGCGACGAGTTCTTCGCGATGACGCGTGAGGTGCTCGGCACCGAGGCCGAAGTCATCAGCGGGGACGAAGAGGCGCGCCTGTCCTTCACCGGCGCCGTCGGCGAGCAGGATCCCGACGACGGCCCCTTCGTGGTGGTCGACGTCGGCGGCGGCTCGACCGAGCTCGTGGTCGGCACCTGGGACGGCCGCCAGGCCGAGGTCATCGCGGCCAAGTCGGTCGACATCGGCTGCGTGCGCATCACCGAACGCGCGCTGAAGTCCGACCCGCCGACCGCGGCCGAGATCGCCGAAGCCCGTGAGCTGGCCGCCAAGGTCCTCACCGAGGCCTTCGACGTCGTGGACGTGTCCACCGCCAAGACGTGGATCGGTGTCGCCGGGACGGTCACGACCCTGACCGCCGTGGCGCAGGGCCTGCCGGAGTACGACTCCGAGCGCACCCACCTCTCGAAGCTTTCCCACGCCGACATCGACCGTGTCGCGCAGTCGCTCCTCACGGCCGATCACGCGACGCGCGCCGCGAACCCCGTGATCCACCCCGGCCGGGTCGACGTGATCGGCGGCGGCTCGGTGATCGTGCAGGTGCTGGCCGAGCAGTTCGCCACGCGCGGTGGCCCCGACGAACTGGTGATCTCCGAGCACGACATCCTCGACGGGATCGCGCTGTCGTTGGCTTGA
- a CDS encoding ABC transporter substrate-binding protein, with amino-acid sequence MRASRGFWGATAVVATAALLLTACGGGGSGDDKGSGAVDANASVSVYGTEPENSLIPANTNELGGSKALKPVFSALVGYKSDTAEPYNLMAESITTTDSKVFDIKIKKGWKFHDGTEVKAKNFVDAWNYSANGKNGMQNASFFEQIQGYDEISAKEPAVKEMSGLKVVNDYEFQATLKGPFSVFATKIGYLAFAPLPDKFFADPEAFAKAPIGNGPLKFVSRTPNQNMKLTRFDEYQGEDKVKFKDLEVRIYTSQETAYQDLLSNRLDFMEALPPAAKAGGKYKTDLGERLVEGKLLGISALALPYYVPGYNNLDLRKAISLAIDREQIVKTVMNDTYAPADGYVSRGIEGYRPGVCEFCKFDPVKAKEFFAKSGYTGKLTIASNADGGRKEPLVAACNSIKNALGVECDFVPATDFGQWRSIVNNRQLTGMGRSDWSADYPSIENYLNPRYKSTGSSNDSTYNNPAVDALLTQADQTADKAAAIKLYQQAEDLIAKDLPQIPVWEEKGVGGKSNRLKTVKLDFGRLADYSSIEVAAK; translated from the coding sequence ATGCGGGCTTCACGCGGGTTCTGGGGAGCGACGGCGGTGGTGGCCACGGCGGCCCTGCTGCTGACGGCCTGTGGAGGTGGCGGATCCGGTGACGACAAGGGATCCGGCGCCGTCGACGCCAACGCGTCGGTTTCGGTCTACGGCACCGAGCCGGAGAACTCGCTGATTCCCGCCAACACCAACGAGCTCGGTGGGTCCAAGGCTCTCAAGCCGGTCTTCTCGGCGCTGGTCGGCTACAAATCCGACACCGCCGAGCCGTACAACCTGATGGCCGAATCGATCACCACGACCGATTCGAAGGTCTTCGACATCAAGATCAAAAAGGGCTGGAAGTTCCACGACGGGACCGAGGTCAAGGCCAAGAACTTCGTCGACGCCTGGAACTACAGCGCGAACGGCAAGAACGGCATGCAGAACGCGTCGTTCTTCGAGCAGATCCAGGGCTACGACGAGATCAGCGCCAAGGAGCCCGCCGTCAAGGAGATGTCCGGGCTCAAGGTCGTGAACGACTACGAGTTCCAGGCCACCCTCAAGGGACCGTTCTCCGTGTTCGCCACCAAGATCGGCTACCTCGCCTTCGCGCCGCTGCCGGACAAGTTCTTCGCCGACCCGGAGGCGTTCGCCAAGGCCCCGATCGGAAACGGACCGCTGAAGTTCGTTTCGCGTACGCCGAACCAGAACATGAAGCTCACGCGGTTCGACGAATACCAGGGTGAGGACAAGGTCAAGTTCAAGGATCTGGAAGTCCGCATCTACACCAGCCAGGAAACCGCGTACCAGGATCTGCTGAGCAACCGCCTCGACTTCATGGAGGCGCTCCCGCCGGCGGCGAAGGCCGGTGGCAAGTACAAGACCGACCTCGGTGAGCGTCTGGTCGAAGGGAAGCTGCTCGGCATCAGCGCGCTCGCCCTCCCGTACTACGTCCCGGGTTACAACAACCTCGACCTGCGTAAGGCGATCTCGCTGGCCATCGACCGCGAGCAGATCGTCAAGACCGTCATGAACGACACCTACGCGCCCGCCGACGGCTATGTGTCGCGCGGTATCGAGGGTTACCGGCCCGGCGTCTGCGAGTTCTGCAAGTTCGACCCGGTGAAGGCCAAGGAGTTCTTCGCGAAGTCCGGCTACACCGGCAAGCTGACCATCGCGTCGAACGCCGACGGCGGCCGCAAGGAGCCGCTGGTCGCGGCGTGCAACAGCATCAAGAACGCGCTCGGCGTCGAATGCGACTTCGTGCCGGCGACCGACTTCGGGCAGTGGCGCAGCATCGTCAACAACCGCCAGCTGACCGGCATGGGCCGCTCCGACTGGTCCGCCGACTACCCGTCGATCGAGAACTACCTGAACCCGCGCTACAAGAGCACCGGTTCGTCGAACGACTCCACGTACAACAACCCGGCCGTCGACGCGCTGCTGACCCAGGCGGACCAGACCGCCGACAAGGCGGCCGCGATCAAGCTGTACCAGCAGGCCGAGGATCTGATCGCGAAGGATCTGCCCCAGATCCCCGTGTGGGAAGAGAAGGGTGTCGGCGGCAAGTCGAACCGCCTCAAGACCGTGAAGCTGGACTTCGGCAGGCTCGCGGACTACTCGTCCATCGAGGTCGCGGCGAAGTAA
- a CDS encoding ABC transporter permease: MPQYILRRLLQLIPVFFGTTFLIYALVWAVPGDPFAGKCGQVACPPAYIEMMTAKFNLDDSIFVQYFKYLGNLFTGDWGETFNGVSVGELIGNAYPVTVRLALIAVAIEAIIGLSAGILTGLRGKGFLDNLVLMSTTFLISIPVFVTAIVLQIVLGSELGIIDASVSEDATIGELIVPGIALGSLSMAYIARLTRTSIAENRHADYVRTAVAKGQPRSRVVGVHLLRNSVIPVLTFIGTDIGALMGGAIVTEGVFNINGIGGLIFRGIQNREGATVTGVVVLLVMVYLLVSLIVDLLYAVLDPRIRYD; the protein is encoded by the coding sequence ATGCCCCAATACATCCTCCGACGCCTACTTCAACTCATCCCGGTCTTCTTCGGCACGACGTTCCTCATCTACGCCCTCGTGTGGGCGGTGCCCGGTGACCCGTTCGCCGGCAAATGCGGTCAGGTCGCCTGCCCGCCCGCCTACATCGAGATGATGACCGCGAAGTTCAACCTCGACGATTCGATCTTCGTCCAGTACTTCAAATACCTCGGCAACCTGTTCACCGGCGACTGGGGCGAGACCTTCAACGGCGTCTCGGTCGGCGAACTGATCGGGAACGCCTATCCGGTGACGGTCCGGCTCGCCCTCATCGCGGTGGCCATCGAAGCGATCATCGGCCTGTCCGCGGGTATCCTGACCGGCCTGCGCGGCAAGGGTTTCCTCGACAATCTCGTGCTGATGTCCACCACGTTCCTGATCTCGATCCCGGTGTTCGTCACCGCGATCGTGCTCCAGATCGTCCTCGGTTCGGAACTGGGCATCATCGACGCGAGTGTGTCCGAGGACGCCACGATCGGCGAGCTGATCGTGCCAGGAATCGCGCTCGGCAGTCTCTCCATGGCCTATATAGCCCGGTTGACCAGAACGAGCATCGCGGAGAACCGGCACGCCGACTACGTCCGCACGGCCGTCGCTAAGGGACAGCCGCGCAGCCGGGTCGTCGGCGTGCACCTGCTCCGGAACTCGGTGATCCCGGTGCTGACCTTCATCGGCACCGACATCGGCGCGCTCATGGGCGGGGCCATCGTCACCGAAGGCGTGTTCAACATCAACGGCATCGGCGGGCTCATCTTCCGCGGTATCCAGAACCGGGAGGGCGCCACCGTCACCGGCGTCGTCGTCCTGCTGGTGATGGTCTACCTGCTGGTGAGTCTCATCGTCGACCTGCTCTACGCCGTTCTCGACCCGAGGATCCGTTATGACTGA